The following is a genomic window from Candidatus Zixiibacteriota bacterium.
ACCGCGCCTCCACCCAGGCCCTGGTGCTGGGCGACGCCGACGGCTATGTCGGCGCTTTGGCGGGCGCACTCGCCGGCGCCGGGTTTGAGGTCCTCCGCGCCGGCACCGCCGCCCGGTTCATCGACCTGTACGGCAGCCGCTGGCCGGATTTTCTCGTCATCGTCAGCTCCGGGTCGGCCCGCGACGCCCGCCGGATGGTGGACGATCTCGCGGACCGGGGAATCGCTTTCGACACCGTCCCCGCCCTGCTCGCCGTCCCGACGAGGGTTATCCGCGACCTGGCCGATCTCCTTGACAGCCGTATCGAGGACATTCTCCCGATCGAGGCCGGCCCCGAGTTGGGCGAGGCCCGGTTGCGGCGCCTGCGCTTGCGCCTCGAGGCGGAGCATTCGCGACAGATGAGCATGCTCCAGTCGATGGGGACGCACGGTAGCCTCGCCGATATGAACCTGATTGACCTGCTGCAGGCGCTCGGCTACAGCCAGCGCACCGTGCGGATTTCGGTCACCGCCTGCGGCGCGCAGTTGACCATGTACCTCGACGGCGGCCGTCTCATCTGGGCCGAGTGCGGTGACACGGTCGGGGCCGAGGCCGTCTACCTCGGACTCGGCTGGGCGCGCGGGATCTGGAGCGTCGACCCGGTCGGACGCGAAAGCCTCCCGGAACCGAACAGCCACCTCCCGATCGACGCCCTCCTCATTGAAGGATGTCACCGCCTTGATGAGGGCGGCGGTCCGGGGACGGTGCGGTATGAGGAGCTCCCGGCCGAACTCCCGCCGAACGGCGACTTGGGCCTCCGTGAGACGTGATGCCCGGCGTGCTGACGGCTGACATTTGAAAGAAAGGACCGGCCGACGGTCCCGCAACCATATGCAGACGGCAGTGCACAGCGCCGCCGTCCGGAGCAACCCGGCTATGACTGAAACCCCGTTGGCGGGACTCCCCGCCGCCGAATCGTTCACCCTGCTCGATCTCATTCCGATCGACGAACTGCAGCACGTTCAGGATTCGCTGGCCGCCGCGACCGGCGTCGCCTCGGTCATCGTTGACCTTTCCGGCCGCTGCCTGACCCGCCCGAGCAACTATTCGCCGGTTTGCCGGCTGGTGCTGGCGTCGCCCGTGGGGCGGCGGCGCTGCGCCCTGTCCTCCGAGCAGCTCCTTGGCCGCGCCCGTCGTCAGCCGGGGCCGACCCACCACCGCTGCCTCAGTTGCGGCTTCGTTGACGCCGCCGCCCCGATCATCGTGGAGGACCGCCACATCGCCGACTGGCTGATCGGCCAGTGCGATGCCCACCGGGTAGGCTCCGACCGCATCAGGGCTTTCGCCAGGGAAATCGGCCTCGATGAGGAGGCCCTCGCCGCCGCCTATGAGCGCGTCGCACCGATCGCCCTCGACCAGTTTGAACGCCACCTCGATCTCCTGTGGAACGTCGCCCACGAGCTCTCCGAACTCGGCTACCGCAACCTCTGCTACCGGCGGGAGCTGGCTGAACGCCGGCAGATCGAGGAACTCCTCCGCCGCCGCGAGGGGGAGAACCACACGCTGCTGGACGCCATGCCCGATCTCGTGTTCCAGCTCAGCCGCGGCGGCGTTCTGGAGAAGTGCCATGGCAGCCGCGAGGATATGTACCGCGCCCCCGAGCAGTTCATCGGCAAGCATGTGAGCGAGGTGCTGCCGCCGGACGTGGCCGACATCACTATCCAGAACCTGCGGCAGGCGGCCGCCACAGGCGCAGTGCAGGTGTACGAATACTCGCTCCCGATCGGCGGCCGCACCCGCTACTTCGAGTCCCGCCTCCTCATGGGATCGCCCGATTCCGCGCTGGCCATCGTCCGCGACATCACGGAGCGCAAGCGCGCGGAACAGGAGCAGGCGCGCCTGCACGAGCGGCTCGAAAAGGCGGAGCGCATGGAGGCCCTCGGCATTCTCGCCGGCGGCATGGCCCACGATCTGAACAACATGCTCGGCCCGCTCGTCGGCTACCCCGAACTGATCCTGGCCAAGCTCCCCCCGGACAGCCCCGTCCGGAAATACATCGAATCCATGCGCAAATCGGCCGTGGAAGCCTCCGAGGTCATCCAGGACCTGCTCACGCTCTCTCGGCGCGGCCGGTACGACATGACGCCCGTCGATCTCAACGAGGTCGTCCAGGCCTGCATCGACTCCGCGCCTTTCCGCAACCTCACCTCCCGCAAGCCGCAGGTGGCGGTCACCCTCCGCCTCTGCGACTCGGTCACCGCCATGAACGGATCATTTCCGCACCTGCAGAAGCTGGTGGGCAATTTGCTGGCCAACGCGTTCGAGGCGATCGACACGGCGGGCGAGGTGACGGTGACAACCGCGCGGCGCTGCCTGGAAACCCTGCCGGGCGGTTACACCCGGATCGATCCCGGCGAGTACGTCACCCTCTCCGTCCGCGACACCGGGCGCGGTATTCCGGCCGCCGACCTGGACAAGATCTTCGAACCGTATTACATCAAGAAGATGGTGGGGGCGGGGGGAACCGGGCTGGGCCTCTCGGTCGTGTACGGCGTGGTGAAGGACCACGGGGGATACTACGACGTGTTCTCCGAGCCGCAGCGGGGTTCCGAATTCGTCGTCTACTTCCGCACCATCCAATCGCCGGTGGCGGCCCGCCCGCCGGTTGGCGACTTCTCCGGGCGCGGCGAGAACATCCTGGTGGTCGACGACGCTGCCGCCCAGCGCGATCTGGCCTCCGAACTCCTCACCGGCCTGGGCTACCGTGTGGCGGCGGCCGAAAACGGCCGCCAGGCGCTCCGCTACCTCGACACCCACGTCGCCGACCTGATCGTCCTCGACATGATCATGGAGGACGACTTTGACGGCCTCGACACCTACCGGGAAATCCTCCTGCGCCGTCCCGACCAGAGAACGGTCATCGTGAGCGGCTACTCCTCCACCGAGCGCGTGCAGGAGATGCAGCGGTTGGGGGCGGGGGCGTACATACGCAAACCGTACTCGCTCGAGTCGCTCGGCCGGGCCGTTCGCGAGGAGCTCGACCGGGCGGTCGGTGACGGTGCGCCCTCCGTGCTCGCGGCGGCCGATCCGCTGCGGTAGCGCCCGCAATTCCATTTGCCTGCGTTTCCTCGCCGGTCCTGCCTTGCCGCCGTAACCGGTATTCTACCTCAGGATGACGCTATGGATTATTCCGCCCGCGAGCTCGTGGCCTGCCGCTTGTCTTCCCTCCTCGTTCCTCCCGCCGCGTAATCGCGTGTATGTTCAAGCCGAAAGCTATTCCTCTACAGCAACAGGCGAACCAAGTCACTGAGCGCCGACCGGTTCAGCGCCCCCTCGAAACAGATAATCTACGAAATAGGTCAGATCAGCAATGTTAATGGGCGCACTGCCATTCATCTCGGCCGCCCCCAACAGCACCGGGGCAGCCCCGCCCCGGAAGAGGTAGCTCACCAAAAAGGTCAGGTCGCTCACCGTGAGATCTTCCGAGCGGTTCACATCCCCCGGGATATACCACCCGCCCACCTGGAAGTAGATCCCCCAGATCCAGTCCGGCGGATGCTGCTCGTTCCAGACGAGGTACACCAGATCACCCTGCCCGTAGAGATCCGGTTCTCTCGCCGGATCAATCTTGTCCACTACCTCGATCTCCGGCGACCAGCTCATCCCGCGATCGTGCGAGTAGCGCAGGTAGAGGGCGAAGTCCGGCGAGCCGTTTTCCCGGCAGTCGTTCCACACCGCGTACACCCGCTGGGAGTCGGCCCAGAAGGCCGAGTGCTCGCAGTCGTCAGTCGGCGAGAGACTCCAGATCGGCCCCCAGCTCTCCCCGCCGTCGTAGCTGTGGGTGTAGAAGATGTAGCCGTACCAGCCCCCCTCGGCGCCGTCGAAGTCAAACCAGCCGGCGTGGAGGTCGGAGAGGCCGTTGCTGCACGCGTTCGGCCACTGGCTGGCCGTGTTGGCCGGGGTCTCCGAGATCAGGACCCGATCAGTCCAGGTCACTCCGTCCGGGTTAAGCAGGCGGCAGTAGCTCTCCACCCCCTCTTCTCCTACCCAGGAGATATGGTCGTTGGCCCGTTGGAAAGACATCGGCCAGCCGATTGAGGGGCCGGAGAAATTCAGGGTATCCCACGTCTGCCCATTGTCAGTTGAGCGACAGGAGGCGAGATGATTGTAGTCCCAGTCCGAGAATACATAGAATAGCCAAGTTGTGTCCTGGTGTCTAACCAACTGGGAGTGGTGGAGATTTGCAGTGGACTGCTGCAGAACAACCGGGGTCGTCAGAGCGGCATCCTTAAGAGATTCTTTGGCCACCACCTGCTGGTACGTCGTCTCGATGCCCTCGACCTGTCGGGAAAAAGAAAGCAGAATGGTGTCGCCCTCAATCAATGGAAATAGGTCGCCCGCGTTAAAGTCCCCGGTATTCTCGATTGCCCGCGGCTCACTCCAGGTCAAGCCATAGTCAAAGGAGAGCACGCGGTAGACCCACCACGTCCCGGCCTTCGTGACCGCCTCCCGGCTTGAGTAGGTGACACAGAGGATGGAATCCTGAGCCGTTATGCGCGGGTAGATGCTGCGGACGGGATGAGACAGCTGCTGCTTATGCCCCATCCAGAATTTCTTGGGGTACGTGGTGGTATCGGTATCGACGAACGGCACCGAGGGCGTACGCGACGGCGTCGGATTGCTATTGTAGACACGACCGCTAAGGCTGTCCGGCGACACAGGCTCCGCGAGGTCATTGGCCGATCCGATTGACACCAACAGCAACAGCCCCACCACGACCCGCGAGCCGGTTATTGGAAATACCTTCACCGTCCCTCTTCCATTTTCGGATTACAACTCATTATAGAGCGGGAGACACGTTTTGTCAAGGGGTACCCACTGGTTCATGCCTCTGGGGTAATATCGTTGAGGGTGTATGAAATGACACACCGGCGCCACGATTCATCGTGGGTTCCTCTTCCTCACCAAATGTGATTGACCCGGCGCGGACTTCGATCTTTCGCTTGGATCCGCCCGCTCACTGATGCTCGGGCCGGCAGCACACCAATTAGGGCTTGATGAAAAATGGTGGTTTCATCTTCCAGAATCACCGCGCGCTGCAGGAAGTGAGGGAGAAGATCAACACCTCTCAGGCAAACCCTGTGAACGCCGGTCTGACGGAGCAACCGGAGGGCTGGCCTTGGATCAAGTTGCCGCTCCTGCGCCGGCTGGCCGAGTGCCTTGCTGGACACTGACGGCTTCGAGGCCCAATCTAAGAGGTCCGCACCATGAATGGTGCGCCACCGGCCCCCCCTGATCGAGTGCTTACTTCAGCAGCACCATCTTCCGGCTCTGCTTCCCGGCCGGGTACTCCAGTTCGTACAGGTACACTCCGCTCGCATACGCCTCCGCCTCCCACACGACCGCATGTTCCCCCGGCCCCAGCCGCTGCTCGTTTATCAGCACCGCCACCGTCTGGCCAAGGGCGTTACGGATGCGCAAGGTGACAGTCTCGGTGTGGGGCAAGGAGAATGTGATGGTGGTGGCCGGGTTGAAGGGGTTGGGGTAGTTTTGGTCTAAGGTGAAGTTGGTGGGGAGGGCGGGTTCGGGGTCGAGGGGGTCATCGACGCTGACGGCATCGTCCCAGCCAGCGAAGATGAAGATGACCCAGGGGAAACCCGAGCCCTGTGAGGAGGCGATGGCGAAGTCATCGATGCCGTCGCCGTTGACGTCGCCGAGGCCGGCCACTTCATGGGCAAAGTAGTTGTAGTAGCCGGAGAACATCGAGTGGTGGATGATGATGTCCGGGATGCTATCGAAGTCGGGGCCGCCGAAGTAGATGTTAGCTTGGCCGATGGCGGAGAATGAACTTGAAAGTCCCTTGATGAGATCACTGTACCCGTCGTTGTTAATGTCACCGGCCAAACGAGCTTCAAGGGCATTATCGCAGATCCAGACGTCCGGCACAGTATCAAAATCGGGCCCGCCGAAATGCACCCAGGAACACGAATCCTCCGATCCGCTCTCACTGTAGTTGATGAGGAAATCTTCCCAGCCGTCCCCGTTGATGTCGTTCAGGTACACCAATCGGTAACCGAATCCCTTGTAATCGTAATTAAAAGTCATGCAACGGACGATTCGGGCATCAGGAATGGTGTCGAAGACCGGTCCGCCCCAATACAAGAGCACTTGGTCATTAATGGTGTCACCGCCGCCGTAGCGCAGATTCGTGACCAGATCGTCCCAGCCGTCACCGTTATAATCACCGGTGATGATAGCATCGCCAAACCCGGGGTAGCCCTCGCGCTCGGGCGCCCATAGCTGGAAATCCACGACGGAGTCAAGGGCCTGGTCAATCTCAAAGAAGAGGAGAGAGGGATAGAGAATGTTATGGTAATAACCAGCTACCAACTCGGGCGAACCGTTACCGTTGATGTCATGGCCAAGTATGGGGAAGGTCGACCCAGGCCATTGCGTATCATCGCCGAACAGCAGGTCGGGACCCTCACTGAGGGGCAGCCCGCCGTACCATACGGCCAGTCGTTCGCGGCCGGTCGACGTTATGCGGATCGCACCGAAATCAGAGACACTGTCATCGTTGATGAAGCCCAGGTGGTTGATCAAGGAGTAACTGCTGTCGTCGATTCTCATGCACTGGATGCCAGTCTCGGCGGGTCCCCCGAGGCAGAGGTAAAGCTTGCGAGGAAGTTCAAACGTCAGAAAATCATCGTATCCGTCATCATTCTGATCTCCCACTGGCACGATGCGCATCCCGAACCAACTAGCTACGGTGTCAGAGATTAGGGTATCGATAACGGTAGGGCCGTCAAGGGCGAGGGGCACCTGAGGCAGGCAGCACAGTAAGATAAATAGGGCGATCACAAACCGCATCAAGCCTCCTTATGTCTCTTTCCAATAACCGCAGGGCGAACGAATTTGTCAAGGTCGATGCCGGAAAGTGGACCCCACCGTCGATGCCACGGTGAGACCTTCGACGAGGAGGAGCATATCTGTGACAATGTTGATCGAAGCTGAATGCTCGGCCTGCCGGGTCTCGGGGAGAGTCTCATTGGAAGGAGCCGCGCGGAAAGCACATACGAGGAGGTCAACGGCTGAGAAATCGCTCGCGTTCCGCAAATACTCGCACAGCCCGCACGTGCGAGAAGGCGGACTCGTGAGGGACCACCCGTGATCTTCTCCCTTCGCTGTATCGCACTGGAGGGTCGACCATGCCGTATCCGACAGGCACGGCGCTCGGGCCAGGCTGGAGGCGTGTGCCTGTGGGAGCGAGATACCGTTCAAGCGGAAACCGGTCCGCACGAGACTCCCGCTCGGCACACTCGACGGCTTAACCCTCTGCCCCACAAACAAAACTCCCTTCGACTTGATAGCCGAAGGGGTGCAAAATCAATTTAAGCGACCCCAACGGGAGTCGAACCCGTGTTTGCGCCGTGAAAGGGCGCCGTCCTAGGCCTCTAGACGATGGGGTCGTAGCAGCCGCTCTGGAGCCTTCTATATAAAGCGAAATCCCCAGGCCAGTCAAGCCCAATCGCCGTGCCGCCAAGCCCCGCTCTCGCGCCAAGCCCCGCGGCCCCGCCAGACCCTGCTCTGCCGCCGGGCCCGGTTGTGTCGCCCGGCCCCGATGCGCCGCCGGATCCCGCCCGCCTCCCCCACGGCGGCTCCGCCCGGCCGGCCGCTTCTTCGTTGACCCTCCCCCGGCCGGTGTCCATATTACGGCCATGCGAGGCGACACCAAGAAACTCGTGGCCGCCGGCCTGTTTATCGTCCTCCTCATCGTCCTGGTCAATCTCGCCTGGTGGATCTTCTACGACCGGATCGAGGACATCCTCGACCGCCAGCTCGGCCGCCGCCTCGAGACCATCGCCGCGACCGGCGCCTCCCTGCTCGATCCCGGGGTTGTCGAGAGTCTCGCGGAGGGGAATTTCGAGGCCTACGCGATCGTCTCCGATCTGCTTGAGGATATCCGCAGCGCCTCGTCCCTCACCGAGCTGTTCATTGTCGACCAGAACCTGGACTACCTGGTCACGACCTCAATCACCGAGGACAGCGCCTACCTGGTGTTCGAGCCGAACCGGCCATACATCACCTCCCTGCTTTTCGGGCTGGCGGAGATTCCGCTCTCGACTCCTTCGTACCGGACGGGCGATGTGTGGCTGAAATCGGCGTATGCCCCCCTGTACGACAGCACGGGGATTGTGGCGGCGGTGCTGGGGGTGGAGGCCGATGTCGACTACACGGACACCCTGACCAATCTGCGCAGCAGCCTGTACTATACGACCGGTCTCACGGCCGCGATCGGTGTCCTGCTCGGCGTGATCTTTCTGCTCCTCCAGCGCCGTTTCAACCGCATGCAGCGGCGGCTGTTCCTGAACGAGACGCAATCGTTCATGGGGCGCATGGTGGCGGTGGTGGCCCACGAGGTGAAGAATCCGCTGTCGATCATGCGGGCCTCGGCGGAGCGCCTCCGCAAGAAGCAGCCGGCGCCGGAGAGCGATTTCATCGTCGAGGAGGTCGATCGCCTCAACGACATCGTCACCGGCTACCTCGATTTCGCCGCCGGGGGGCGGGAGAGCTTCGTCGGCCATGAGTCCCCCGAGACGCTCGATGCGGCGGAACTGGTCGCCGCGCTCAAGCAGCACCTCGCCCAGCACTACCGGCAGAATGAGGTGCAGTGGCTCGAGTACCCGATCCCGCCGGGGCTCGTTTTCACCGGCTACCGGCGGTCGCTGCGCCAGGTGCTGCTCAACCTGCTGATCAACGGCGCCGACGCCTGCCGCGAGGCGCAGAAACCGATTGTGCTCGGACTGGGGATCCGGCGGAGCCACGACGCGATCGAACTGCGCGTGGTCGACCAGGGCCGGGGGA
Proteins encoded in this region:
- a CDS encoding PocR ligand-binding domain-containing protein; translation: MTETPLAGLPAAESFTLLDLIPIDELQHVQDSLAAATGVASVIVDLSGRCLTRPSNYSPVCRLVLASPVGRRRCALSSEQLLGRARRQPGPTHHRCLSCGFVDAAAPIIVEDRHIADWLIGQCDAHRVGSDRIRAFAREIGLDEEALAAAYERVAPIALDQFERHLDLLWNVAHELSELGYRNLCYRRELAERRQIEELLRRREGENHTLLDAMPDLVFQLSRGGVLEKCHGSREDMYRAPEQFIGKHVSEVLPPDVADITIQNLRQAAATGAVQVYEYSLPIGGRTRYFESRLLMGSPDSALAIVRDITERKRAEQEQARLHERLEKAERMEALGILAGGMAHDLNNMLGPLVGYPELILAKLPPDSPVRKYIESMRKSAVEASEVIQDLLTLSRRGRYDMTPVDLNEVVQACIDSAPFRNLTSRKPQVAVTLRLCDSVTAMNGSFPHLQKLVGNLLANAFEAIDTAGEVTVTTARRCLETLPGGYTRIDPGEYVTLSVRDTGRGIPAADLDKIFEPYYIKKMVGAGGTGLGLSVVYGVVKDHGGYYDVFSEPQRGSEFVVYFRTIQSPVAARPPVGDFSGRGENILVVDDAAAQRDLASELLTGLGYRVAAAENGRQALRYLDTHVADLIVLDMIMEDDFDGLDTYREILLRRPDQRTVIVSGYSSTERVQEMQRLGAGAYIRKPYSLESLGRAVREELDRAVGDGAPSVLAAADPLR
- a CDS encoding T9SS type A sorting domain-containing protein is translated as MRFVIALFILLCCLPQVPLALDGPTVIDTLISDTVASWFGMRIVPVGDQNDDGYDDFLTFELPRKLYLCLGGPAETGIQCMRIDDSSYSLINHLGFINDDSVSDFGAIRITSTGRERLAVWYGGLPLSEGPDLLFGDDTQWPGSTFPILGHDINGNGSPELVAGYYHNILYPSLLFFEIDQALDSVVDFQLWAPEREGYPGFGDAIITGDYNGDGWDDLVTNLRYGGGDTINDQVLLYWGGPVFDTIPDARIVRCMTFNYDYKGFGYRLVYLNDINGDGWEDFLINYSESGSEDSCSWVHFGGPDFDTVPDVWICDNALEARLAGDINNDGYSDLIKGLSSSFSAIGQANIYFGGPDFDSIPDIIIHHSMFSGYYNYFAHEVAGLGDVNGDGIDDFAIASSQGSGFPWVIFIFAGWDDAVSVDDPLDPEPALPTNFTLDQNYPNPFNPATTITFSLPHTETVTLRIRNALGQTVAVLINEQRLGPGEHAVVWEAEAYASGVYLYELEYPAGKQSRKMVLLK
- a CDS encoding HAMP domain-containing histidine kinase, which produces MRGDTKKLVAAGLFIVLLIVLVNLAWWIFYDRIEDILDRQLGRRLETIAATGASLLDPGVVESLAEGNFEAYAIVSDLLEDIRSASSLTELFIVDQNLDYLVTTSITEDSAYLVFEPNRPYITSLLFGLAEIPLSTPSYRTGDVWLKSAYAPLYDSTGIVAAVLGVEADVDYTDTLTNLRSSLYYTTGLTAAIGVLLGVIFLLLQRRFNRMQRRLFLNETQSFMGRMVAVVAHEVKNPLSIMRASAERLRKKQPAPESDFIVEEVDRLNDIVTGYLDFAAGGRESFVGHESPETLDAAELVAALKQHLAQHYRQNEVQWLEYPIPPGLVFTGYRRSLRQVLLNLLINGADACREAQKPIVLGLGIRRSHDAIELRVVDQGRGIPRRELGLIFEPFYTTRQSGSGLGLYLSRKIVEEMGGRLTVTSEPGRKTEVVVRLPQPAGE